The proteins below come from a single Pichia kudriavzevii chromosome 2, complete sequence genomic window:
- a CDS encoding uncharacterized protein (PKUD0B10690; similar to Saccharomyces cerevisiae YDR459C (PFA5); ancestral locus Anc_5.579) produces MKSHLYPCLHTKATRMVIATTGKYTRPIFPTCVVLFMAYAQWAYSYYFCYSHIYQKSGDKSSMIAFLVITNTLWLILLLSWVLVIILGPGSQDVQVNPYDLDCYASNGYRLTKNTDTVSLLSAERPTYEDSLYLLNPPDIFECDPNGLPFWCSACSSLKLLRSHHSSLTTKCIPFFDHYCSFIGSTIGKRNYGPFMIFVICAEVMLLFTSITVIIYGGIWNSLNAAFIVLVVITGTFAILVGNLLFNQISDLFNGETTLERMHRIRWKKSLRSKTPQNNMGNLTSYVNTIHPYNEKLRIVVALQPDDLPYNKGFIENWNSWFFDISKLKEPDQISHYSYTMFGIKFKKTIRQRIEIGEYKIFGANDGLRG; encoded by the coding sequence ATGAAATCCCACCTGTACCCTTGCTTGCATACGAAAGCCACAAGAATGGTGATTGCAACAACAGGGAAATATACCCGACCGATATTTCCAACATGTGTGGTTCTATTTATGGCATATGCCCAATGGGCATACTCATATTACTTCTGTTACTCCCACATATACCAAAAGAGTGGTGataaatcatcaatgatCGCCTTTTTGGTAATCACTAACACTTTATGGctgattttattgttgTCTTGGGTATTAGTGATCATACTAGGCCCTGGTTCCCAGGATGTACAGGTGAATCCTTATGATTTAGATTGTTATGCCAGCAATGGGTACCGACTGACGAAAAACACCGACACCGTTTCATTACTATCAGCCGAAAGACCAACATATGAAGATAGCCTGTATCTGCTAAACCCACCAGACATCTTTGAGTGTGACCCCAATGGACTACCTTTCTGGTGCTCTGCATGTTCTAGCTTGAAACTACTAAGAAGTCATCATTCTTCGTTAACTACCAAATGCATCCCATTTTTTGATCATTATTGTTCCTTTATTGGATCAACAATTGGTAAAAGAAATTATGGACCCTTCATGATATTTGTTATTTGTGCTGAAGTGATGCTACTTTTTACCTCTATTACAGTGATAATTTATGGGGGAATATGGAATAGCCTAAATGCAGCCTTTATAGTTCTTGTTGTGATAACAGGCACTTTTGCTATTTTAGTTGGAAACTtacttttcaatcaaattaGTGATCTATTCAATGGTGAAACAACTCTTGAGAGGATGCACAGGATTAGATGGAAAAAGAGCTTGCGATCCAAAACCCCCCAAAATAACATGGGCAATTTAACCTCTTATGTTAATACAATTCACCCATATAACGAAAAGTTAAGGATTGTGGTTGCCTTACAACCAGATGATTTACCATACAACAAAggatttattgaaaactggAATTCATGGTTTTTTGATATCTCCAAACTAAAGGAGCCAGATCAAATTTCACATTACAGTTATACGATGTTTGGTATAAAATTTAAGAAAACCATTCGCCAAAGAATAGAGATTGGTGAATACAAAATATTTGGGGCTAACGATGGATTAAGAGGTTAG
- a CDS encoding uncharacterized protein (PKUD0B10700; similar to Saccharomyces cerevisiae YML036W (CGI121); ancestral locus Anc_5.581): protein MSSVPFREIEVPVFDKYKAVAILAKNVTNLQNIKENLIKGNTDYDYSFINAQNIISLEQLYSAFYKVMLDESHGSMKSRTLHTELIYALSPFKNILDCLNKFGISKTSDTLLVVKIVKGETVTPIFIKENLENLERIIDGDLIELNDENLQGSANVKMIEKNYKLNIRNTALKDNWDEITRSLVAITQLKGL, encoded by the coding sequence ATGTCCAGTGTTCCATTCAGAGAAATAGAAGTACCTGTATTTGACAAATACAAAGCCGTAGCTATTCTAGCTAAGAATGTTACGAACTtacaaaatataaaagaaaacttaATAAAAGGAAACACAGATTACGATTATTCCTTTATAAATGCACAGAACATCATAAGCCTAGAACAATTATATAGTGCCTTTTATAAAGTCATGTTAGATGAAAGTCATGGATCCATGAAGTCGAGGACTTTGCATACTGAATTAATCTATGCTCTTTCACCATTCAAGAATATTCTGGATTGTCTCAACAAATTTGGGATATCCAAAACATCTGATACATTACTTGTTGTGAAGATTGTGAAGGGGGAGACTGTGACtcccattttcatcaaagagaaccttgaaaatttaGAAAGAATAATTGATGGTGATTTAATCGAATTAAATGACGAAAACTTGCAAGGTTCAGCTAACGTGAAAatgattgaaaaaaattacaaacTCAACATTAGGAATACTGCATTGAAAGATAACTGGGATGAAATTACCAGGAGTTTAGTCGCCATCACACAACTTAAGGGTTTATAG
- a CDS encoding uncharacterized protein (PKUD0B10710), translating into MSVFQRGEWGNGGEGLNDVWGNNDLNWKDQDPDSRTPIKQLLSDSDSRISSVTAGPDNRTFNAETNITSSPRDVEITYETDNCMNKLEEKVAVSGEIPLEESVAVKLLKQVPTGNESNDDFEDDFGEFEEIHEHSLEFNQSVEKLLDKLFNPTQIISDNEITDKFSFLVSDGTKAMKYYNVLTSENRQYLAGSFDLVNTRQRGCFEKMETMKEISAVVENWIFNEKGINKETNLEKEATIRSSNFFKWSTDTDHEKTKSPEPEKVGAERKQIGQKLLNASYQQVRNIIEQRLEGERRERAIVERAKFEREQKLLKEKEKRSEELAKYHNNVANIEKRKKGLFGKIFKGKSKIAKDHISHEKVVNDDIARGDDHIHELSLREEMERQGYLKSENIPKHKFKFKGKRRRKANNDDDDDEEEDDDDDQDSDQDERNRGDYGYSVLGFDSSSLQQAGGEVENSGDRLSVESKSHMEEYESEEHGNTNGDQGHTPDDSGEFEVCSTDLKLTTPAVPSGSMPSLHKEGGEEALGPSQKWGSTKTPCPLKRGDSTVNLIDL; encoded by the coding sequence ATGTCAGTTTTCCAGAGAGGTGAATGGGGTAACGGTGGCGAGGGGTTGAATGATGTTTGGGGCAACAATGATCTGAATTGGAAAGACCAAGATCCTGATTCTCGAACCCCAATTAAGCAATTGTTAAGTGATAGTGATAGTCGTATATCATCTGTTACAGCAGGACCTGATAATCGAACATTTAATGCTGAAACCAATATTACCAGCTCCCCCAGAGATGTAGAAATTACGTATGAAACTGACAATTGTATGAataaattggaagaaaaggTGGCTGTATCTGGAGAGATACCTTTAGAAGAGTCGGTTGCAGTTAAACTATTGAAGCAAGTGCCTACTGGAAACGAATCCAATGATGACTTTGAAGACGATTTtggagaatttgaagaaatacatGAGCATAGCCTTGAATTTAACCAATCTGTAGAGAAATTGCTGGACAAATTATTTAATCCAACGCAGATAATAAGTGATAACGAAATAACCGataaattttcatttcttgtCTCTGATGGAACAAAAGCGATGAAATACTACAACGTCTTAACTTCAGAAAACAGACAATATTTAGCTGGATCGTTTGATTTAGTGAATACAAGGCAAAGGGGgtgttttgaaaaaatggaaaccaTGAAAGAAATATCAGCAGTTGTGGAAAACTGGATATTCAATGAAAAGGGGATAAATAAAGAAACCAATCTCGAAAAAGAAGCTACAATTCGAAGTagcaatttcttcaaatggtCCACAGACACTGACCACGAGAAAACCAAGAGTCCAGAGCCTGAAAAAGTTGGAgcagaaagaaaacaaattgGGCAAAAACTACTAAACGCATCATACCAGCAAGTCCGAAATATAATAGAGCAACGATTAGAAGGGGAAAGACGTGAAAGGGCTATAGTTGAAAGGGCAAAGTTTGAAAGGGAGCAAAAACTcttaaaagaaaaggagaagagaAGTGAAGAATTAGCAAAGTATCATAATAACGTCGCAAATATtgagaagagaaagaaaggGTTATTTGGgaaaatattcaaaggtAAGAGTAAAATTGCAAAAGATCATATTTCGCATGAAAAGGTTGttaatgatgatattgcAAGAGGGGATGATCACATTCACGAGTTGTCTTTGAGGGAAGAAATGGAGAGGCAAGGCTATTTGAAGAGTGAAAACATACCGAAGcacaaattcaaatttaaaggaaagagaagaaggaaagcCAAtaacgatgatgatgacgatgaagaggaggatgaCGACGACGACCAAGACAGCGACCAAGATGAAAGGAATAGGGGTGATTATGGATACAGCGTGCTTGGATTTGATAGTTCTAGTTTACAACAAGCCGGTGGAGAAGTAGAAAATTCAGGGGATAGGTTATCAGTTGAAAGTAAGTCTCATATGGAAGAATACGAAAGTGAAGAGCATGGAAACACGAATGGAGATCAAGGCCATACTCCTGATGATTCTGGAGAATTTGAAGTGTGTTCCACGGATTTGAAGCTAACTACGCCAGCTGTTCCTAGTGGTAGTATGCCTAGTTTGCACAAAGAAGGCGGAGAAGAAGCATTAGGACCTTCTCAGAAGTGGGGAAGTACTAAAACACCATGTCCATTAAAGAGAGGTGACTCAACGGTAAACTTAATAGATTTATAA
- a CDS encoding uncharacterized protein (PKUD0B10720; similar to Saccharomyces cerevisiae YDR462W (MRPL28); ancestral locus Anc_5.584), whose amino-acid sequence MFSRNICKTIKVSTQQVRAKSTALNPQLERIVNQLSVLSAGRKQPRLLKLCNEDYIKHKTVMKAWSVLRKSKKQYRLDTLKKQYESMEEAAEELQKLSPELYEIANQHQHGKRFPLEMRVPTEYPPRQIWFYDYFPKIGDSKQ is encoded by the coding sequence ATGTTTTCCAGAAATATTTGTAAGACCATCAAGGTGTCCACGCAACAAGTGAGAGCCAAGAGTACAGCTCTCAACCCTCaacttgaaagaattgtCAACCAACTTTCTGTATTGTCAGCAGGCAGAAAGCAGCCAAGACTTTTGAAGCTGTGCAATGAGGACTACATTAAACACAAGACCGTGATGAAGGCGTGGTCTGTTTTGAGAAagtcaaagaaacaatacAGGCTAGATACTCTGAAAAAGCAATATGAATCCATGGAAGAAGCCGCTGAGgaacttcaaaaacttaGTCCTGAACTCTACGAAATTGCAAACCAACATCAACACGGTAAGAGGTTCCCATTGGAAATGAGAGTTCCAACGGAGTATCCCCCAAGACAAATATGGTTTTATGATTACTTCCCAAAGATTGGTGATTCAAAACAATGA
- a CDS encoding uncharacterized protein (PKUD0B10730; similar to Saccharomyces cerevisiae YLR303W (MET17); ancestral locus Anc_4.53) has translation MDSAPLKTNPFSDLAKGERAQQLDTAVPSSDPVCRDNNGDGSARHLKCNNNGSDSDSDSDSDGPTELSLLDPVEVTHQLLTAESSITSDADSLNSVRRAPNQSHPLENIPELPRRPPLLPKRRTSESVKRVSILDPGSCSTIETYNFLENRDDTTYTKPLSRLNHQKASKDEALKTSSQTLPRITLVNLTKMQALPANSATKSLSTAYPCSNGKMTSGVGFNSNNPNVHALNSTSKGGRASSLPKITVSESSHDSQASPSLPPLPNRSSFSDPTKTNAAQLLEAYARRSSLSSVDSYSSADDNLSSREYSLDSSEELDKDTLRSLGITDEDIRLQSQIEARYEQVRDEELRIRRQLIHNEMNLPTNDEDHSLLDINTVSRAHSSTSTDENSLTPTMSNSSYSIDIFAGGDLTEEEFIKLLPPVPEYTEKALDTELSIPNGKAIDIMQINEHSITEKPPAYSPVSENLRAYIQRPQFSQTGGDTYSYRRRERDSQLRYFRTSLNSRTGSSIVVPLRVSSRSSRRPPPTRSMIPPSINSRY, from the coding sequence ATGGACAGTGCTCctttgaaaacaaaccCATTTTCCGATCTTGCAAAGGGAGAAAGAGCCCAGCAGTTGGACACTGCCGTCCCATCCAGCGATCCGGTTTGCAGAGATAACAACGGAGATGGCAGTGCACGTCATTTAAAAtgtaataataatggaAGTGACAGTGACAGTGACAGTGACAGTGATGGGCCCACCGAATTGTCTCTACTAGATCCAGTAGAAGTAACCCATCAACTACTAACTGCAGAGTCTTCTATAACAAGTGATGCAGACTCTCTTAACTCCGTGCGTAGAGCTCCTAATCAAAGTCATCCATTAGAGAATATACCAGAACTCCCGAGAAGACCACCTTTGTTGCCCAAGAGAAGAACGAGTGAATCGGTGAAGCGTGTCTCCATATTGGATCCGGGATCCTGTTCCACGATTGAAACATACAATTTCCTAGAAAACAGAGATGACACAACTTACACCAAACCCTTAAGTCGGCTGAATCACCAAAAAGCTTCTAAGGATGAAGCATTAAAAACGTCTTCTCAAACCCTGCCCAGGATTACTCTGGTTAATCTGACAAAGATGCAAGCATTGCCGGCCAATTCAGCCACAAAATCCTTATCAACTGCGTACCCATGTTCAAACGGAAAAATGACAAGCGGAGTTGGCTTCAACAGCAATAACCCTAACGTCCATGCTTTAAATTCCACTTCCAAAGGAGGGAGGGCTTCCTCATTACCAAAAATTACCGTTTCAGAGTCATCCCATGACTCGCAGGCGTCACCATCGCTTCCACCACTCCCAAATAGGAGCTCTTTCAGTGATCCCACCAAAACTAATGCTGCCCAACTACTTGAAGCTTATGCTAGGAGATCGTCTCTTTCCAGTGTGGATAGCTATTCATCCGCTGATGATAATCTTAGTAGCAGGGAATACAGTTTGGATTCGTCTGAAGAGCTAGACAAAGACACGTTGAGAAGTTTGGGAATCACTGATGAAGATATCAGACTACAATCCCAGATTGAAGCAAGATATGAGCAGGTTCGTGATGAAGAGCTACGTATAAGAAGACAACTAATTCACAATGAGATGAATTTGCCGACAAACGATGAAGACCATTCTTTACTTGACATAAATACTGTATCAAGAGCCCATAGTAGTACATCGACCGATGAAAATTCTTTAACTCCTACAATGTCCAACAGTTCCTACTCTATAGATATATTTGCCGGTGGGGATTTAACAGAGGAAGAATTCATAAAATTATTACCGCCTGTACCTGAATATACCGAAAAGGCGCTTGATACCGAGCTTTCTATACCGAACGGTAAAGCAATTGATATAATGCAAATAAATGAACATAGTATCACAGAAAAACCTCCTGCATATTCCCCTGTTTCTGAGAATCTAAGAGCATATATCCAACGGCCACAATTCTCTCAAACAGGTGGTGATACTTATTCGTATCGTAGACGAGAAAGAGATTCACAATTACGGTATTTCCGTACCAGTCTCAATTCGAGAACTGGTAGCTCAATAGTAGTCCCACTAAGAGTCTCTTCACGATCTTCCCGTCGCCCACCTCCGACGAGATCAATGATACCACCCTCTATTAATTCGAGATACTAG